The following coding sequences lie in one Peribacillus frigoritolerans genomic window:
- a CDS encoding carboxypeptidase M32 has translation MKKKGIELIEKEFKEYVKKISAYNEALALIFWDLRTGAPKKGVEQRSEVIGMLSSEVFNMSTSKEMESFIAELSMDEAILSESMNKMVQECKKEFERNKKIPANEYKEFVILQSRSESAWEEAREKADFSLFQPYLEQIVAYTRRFVEYWGYEGTKYNTLLDIYEPGMTVDILDGVFSELRSRIVPLVKQIAKSEHRPETAFLYKEFPKEKQHQLNLEILKQLGYDFKAGRLDETVHPFEIRINRGDVRVTTRYDENDFRGAIFGTIHECGHAIYEQNIAEELTGTLLDSGTSMGIHESQSLFFENFIGRNHSFWKNKFSLLKEYAPEQFQDVTLDEFYRGINESKPSFIRIDADELTYPLHIMIRYELEKALFNGELEVKDLPEVWNEKYKDYLGIVPENDAMGVLQDVHWADGSFGYFPSYALGYMYAAQIKQSMLIDLPDFDELLEAGDIEPIRKWLNEKIHKYGKTKKPLEILKETTGEGLNVQYLIKYLENKYKEVYKIK, from the coding sequence ATGAAAAAAAAGGGTATAGAACTGATAGAAAAAGAGTTTAAAGAATATGTAAAGAAAATCTCGGCTTATAATGAAGCTCTCGCGTTAATTTTTTGGGATTTGCGTACAGGTGCACCTAAAAAGGGAGTTGAGCAGCGTTCCGAAGTTATCGGTATGCTTTCATCCGAAGTGTTTAATATGAGCACAAGTAAGGAAATGGAATCCTTCATTGCAGAACTTTCGATGGATGAAGCCATTCTTAGTGAATCGATGAATAAGATGGTACAAGAGTGTAAAAAAGAGTTTGAAAGGAATAAGAAAATTCCTGCGAACGAATATAAGGAATTCGTCATTTTACAATCGCGTTCTGAAAGTGCATGGGAAGAGGCAAGGGAAAAAGCTGATTTTTCTTTATTTCAACCTTATCTGGAGCAAATTGTAGCATATACCCGCAGGTTCGTAGAGTACTGGGGATATGAAGGGACGAAATATAATACCCTTTTAGACATATATGAACCAGGCATGACTGTAGATATACTTGATGGCGTATTCAGTGAGCTTCGGTCGAGGATCGTACCTTTGGTAAAACAGATAGCAAAAAGCGAACATAGACCGGAAACAGCGTTCCTATATAAAGAATTTCCAAAAGAAAAACAGCATCAACTCAACTTGGAAATTTTAAAACAGCTAGGATACGATTTCAAGGCTGGCAGGCTTGATGAAACAGTTCACCCTTTTGAAATTAGAATAAATAGGGGCGATGTCCGGGTGACGACCCGATACGATGAAAATGATTTTAGGGGGGCAATCTTTGGTACCATTCATGAATGTGGACATGCCATTTATGAGCAGAATATCGCCGAAGAGTTAACCGGAACACTTCTCGATAGCGGGACATCAATGGGGATCCATGAATCACAATCTTTGTTTTTCGAAAACTTCATTGGACGGAACCATAGCTTTTGGAAAAATAAATTTTCCTTATTAAAAGAATATGCTCCCGAACAATTCCAAGATGTGACGCTGGATGAATTTTACCGGGGCATTAACGAATCAAAACCATCGTTCATCCGTATTGACGCAGATGAACTGACGTATCCTCTACATATTATGATTCGGTATGAACTGGAAAAGGCCCTCTTTAATGGGGAACTTGAAGTGAAGGATTTACCGGAAGTCTGGAATGAAAAATACAAGGATTATTTGGGAATTGTGCCTGAAAATGATGCAATGGGCGTGTTGCAAGATGTACACTGGGCAGATGGCAGCTTTGGTTATTTTCCTTCTTATGCATTGGGATATATGTATGCAGCCCAAATCAAGCAATCGATGCTTATAGATTTGCCTGATTTTGATGAACTGTTGGAAGCGGGTGATATTGAACCAATCAGGAAATGGCTTAATGAAAAAATACATAAATACGGAAAAACAAAAAAGCCTCTGGAGATTTTGAAAGAAACGACAGGGGAAGGCTTGAATGTTCAGTATTTGATAAAGTATCTTGAAAATAAATATAAAGAAGTTTATAAAATCAAATGA
- a CDS encoding ATP-dependent DNA helicase — protein MMLKTLPFSVTKEDSFYDKLSEWIGDVFYDILPEKGFELRDEQIFMAFQLEKAFKEKNVSFAEAGVGTGKTLVYLLYAICYARYTNKPAIISCADETLIEQLVKEEGDIQKIKNALGIEVDVRLAKYHDQYVCLKKLDYAVNHEDSEGIDQLYDELPKFVHDNSSMNAYTAYGDRKQYPYLNDEDWSKVGWDQLQNCFTCDKRHRCGQTLSRDHYRKSSDLIICSHDFFMEHVWTKEKRKREGQLPLLPDHSCVVFDEGHLLEFAAQKALTYKVGEQTLASVLELLTANQVREETLYIIEDLIDINEEFFDLLDEKAIHVSGSNRYEIPMSKEITNFAQKLHKKVEELEENLVFEAEMYTINDYDLKVTEEYLEQLGYSLSLFVKDEQAVSWFEENEMTKTLVIMPRLVQDILSEQVFSKKIPYIFSSATLSDNKSFQYIADSLGIEKYDSFSVESPFDYDEVMKMNMPVFENGDQLAKLQYTMKTIEENEGRTLVLFHSKEELQWFKENCPISSYPFYFEGEAEISELVKKFQEDEQSVLFSYHLWEGLDVPGPSLQNVVIHSLPFPPRDPVFEAKRNSVTDAFEEVDLPYMLLRLRQGIGRLIRTSNDSGTVQILIEKDLSEHVKEKIVSILPVTI, from the coding sequence ATGATGCTTAAAACACTGCCTTTTTCGGTAACAAAGGAAGATTCTTTTTACGATAAGCTTTCAGAATGGATCGGTGATGTTTTTTACGATATTCTTCCCGAAAAAGGATTTGAGCTGCGTGACGAACAAATCTTCATGGCTTTTCAGTTAGAAAAAGCTTTTAAAGAAAAAAATGTAAGTTTTGCTGAAGCAGGGGTAGGGACCGGTAAGACTTTGGTCTATTTACTATATGCGATTTGTTATGCGAGATATACGAATAAACCGGCAATTATTTCATGTGCAGATGAAACGTTGATTGAACAGCTTGTCAAAGAGGAAGGCGACATCCAGAAAATCAAGAATGCTTTAGGTATTGAAGTGGATGTTCGGCTTGCCAAATATCACGATCAATATGTATGTCTTAAGAAATTGGATTATGCTGTGAATCATGAGGATTCAGAAGGGATAGATCAGCTCTATGATGAACTTCCCAAGTTTGTTCATGATAACTCATCCATGAACGCCTATACAGCATATGGAGACCGTAAACAGTATCCATATTTAAATGATGAAGACTGGTCTAAAGTTGGCTGGGATCAGCTTCAAAACTGTTTTACTTGTGATAAACGCCATCGTTGTGGGCAAACCCTATCACGGGACCACTATCGAAAATCAAGTGATTTGATCATTTGTTCACATGACTTCTTCATGGAACATGTATGGACTAAGGAAAAGCGTAAGCGTGAAGGACAGTTACCATTACTGCCTGATCATAGCTGCGTTGTCTTTGATGAAGGTCATCTTTTGGAATTTGCTGCTCAAAAGGCTTTAACTTATAAAGTTGGGGAACAAACCCTTGCTTCGGTTCTGGAATTGCTTACAGCCAATCAGGTTCGTGAAGAAACCTTATACATCATCGAGGACTTAATCGATATCAATGAAGAATTTTTTGATTTGTTGGATGAAAAAGCGATACATGTCAGCGGATCTAATCGTTATGAAATCCCGATGTCAAAAGAAATAACAAACTTTGCTCAAAAGCTTCATAAAAAGGTTGAAGAGTTAGAGGAGAACCTTGTTTTTGAAGCGGAAATGTACACGATCAATGATTATGATTTAAAAGTGACGGAAGAGTATTTAGAGCAGCTGGGCTACTCACTTTCTCTATTTGTGAAGGATGAACAGGCTGTTTCCTGGTTTGAAGAAAATGAAATGACCAAAACATTGGTCATCATGCCAAGGCTTGTGCAGGATATCTTGTCTGAACAGGTATTCTCGAAAAAAATCCCTTACATTTTTTCATCGGCAACATTATCGGACAATAAATCCTTCCAATATATTGCAGATAGTTTAGGGATAGAAAAGTATGACAGCTTTTCCGTTGAATCACCATTTGATTACGATGAAGTCATGAAAATGAACATGCCGGTCTTCGAAAATGGAGATCAATTGGCAAAACTTCAATATACAATGAAGACAATTGAGGAAAATGAAGGTCGAACACTAGTGTTATTCCATTCAAAAGAAGAATTGCAATGGTTCAAGGAAAACTGCCCAATATCATCTTATCCATTTTATTTTGAAGGGGAAGCGGAAATCAGCGAGCTTGTTAAGAAGTTCCAAGAGGATGAGCAATCTGTCCTTTTCTCCTATCATTTATGGGAAGGTCTTGATGTACCAGGACCTTCATTACAAAATGTAGTGATACACTCGCTTCCATTCCCGCCTCGCGATCCGGTTTTCGAAGCCAAACGTAACTCGGTTACCGATGCATTCGAAGAAGTGGATCTTCCATACATGCTCCTTCGATTGCGCCAGGGAATAGGGCGTTTGATCAGGACGAGCAATGATTCGGGAACCGTTCAGATTTTGATTGAAAAGGATCTTTCGGAACATGTGAAAGAGAAGATTGTATCCATTCTTCCTGTAACGATTTAA
- a CDS encoding cold-shock protein — MEQGKVKWFNAEKGFGFIEREGGDDVFVHFSAIQGEGFKTLEEGQDVTFDVEQGQRGPQASNVNKA, encoded by the coding sequence ATGGAACAAGGTAAAGTAAAATGGTTTAACGCAGAAAAAGGTTTTGGATTCATCGAACGTGAAGGTGGAGACGATGTATTCGTACATTTCTCAGCTATCCAAGGCGAAGGTTTCAAAACACTTGAAGAAGGCCAAGACGTTACATTTGATGTAGAACAAGGTCAACGTGGACCACAAGCATCAAACGTAAACAAAGCTTAA
- a CDS encoding THUMP domain-containing class I SAM-dependent RNA methyltransferase, with amino-acid sequence MKQFDIIATSAMGLESIVAKEVRDLGYDCQVENGKITYKGDQSAIARSNLWLRSADRVKIKVAEFKAYSFDELFEKTKALNWEDFLSADVEFPVSGKSVKSKLYSVPDCQAIVKKAIVDRLKSKYKQVSWFAETGPLFKIEVSILKDVVTLTIDTSGAGLHKRGYRTGQGEAPLKETLAAALIMLTNWKPDKPFIDPFCGSGTIPIEAALIGQNIAPGFNREFVSETWSWMDSKVWDEARIEAEDLADYDQYLDITGCDIDHRMVDIAKANSFEAGLGDLIEFKQMQVRDISTRKEYGVIVGNPPYGERLGEKKAVEQMYREMGQAFKKLDTWSVYMITSNPDFEQHYGKPATKKRKLFNGFIRADLYQYWGKRPPRQPQGE; translated from the coding sequence ATGAAACAATTCGATATAATTGCAACATCAGCAATGGGATTGGAATCAATTGTTGCCAAGGAGGTACGGGATCTTGGTTACGATTGTCAAGTCGAAAATGGTAAAATCACCTATAAAGGGGATCAATCCGCCATTGCCCGCTCTAATTTATGGCTGCGCAGTGCCGATAGGGTGAAAATTAAAGTCGCAGAATTCAAAGCATATTCATTTGATGAGTTGTTTGAAAAAACAAAGGCCTTGAATTGGGAAGATTTCTTATCAGCCGATGTCGAGTTCCCCGTGAGTGGAAAATCCGTTAAGTCAAAGCTATACAGTGTCCCTGATTGTCAGGCTATTGTAAAAAAGGCGATTGTTGATAGATTGAAAAGTAAATATAAGCAAGTATCTTGGTTTGCAGAGACAGGTCCTTTGTTTAAAATTGAAGTGTCTATTTTAAAAGATGTAGTGACACTTACCATAGACACTTCAGGTGCTGGTTTGCATAAACGGGGTTATCGTACAGGGCAGGGAGAGGCGCCCCTAAAAGAAACATTGGCGGCTGCGTTAATCATGCTGACCAATTGGAAACCGGATAAACCTTTCATAGATCCATTTTGTGGATCTGGAACGATTCCCATCGAGGCGGCCTTAATTGGGCAGAATATAGCACCTGGGTTTAACAGGGAATTCGTTTCTGAAACCTGGTCATGGATGGACAGCAAGGTTTGGGATGAAGCGCGGATTGAGGCTGAAGATTTAGCCGACTATGATCAATACTTGGACATAACCGGTTGTGATATTGACCATCGAATGGTCGATATAGCTAAAGCGAATAGTTTTGAAGCCGGTCTGGGTGATTTGATTGAATTCAAACAAATGCAGGTAAGGGATATCTCGACCAGGAAAGAGTATGGTGTCATTGTCGGGAACCCGCCTTATGGAGAACGTCTAGGTGAGAAAAAAGCGGTAGAGCAGATGTATAGGGAAATGGGCCAAGCCTTCAAGAAGCTTGATACATGGTCGGTATACATGATTACCTCCAATCCTGACTTCGAACAGCATTACGGTAAGCCTGCAACGAAAAAAAGGAAATTGTTCAATGGTTTCATCCGTGCTGACCTTTATCAATATTGGGGGAAAAGGCCGCCAAGGCAGCCTCAAGGTGAATGA
- the gpsB gene encoding cell division regulator GpsB, which yields MLSDKIKLTAKDILEKDFKTAMRGYKPEDVDQFLDLIIKDYEVFHQEIEDLKQENLKLKKQAEESTKRPNQPAPSATPGTTNFDILKRLSNLEKHVFGNKLFD from the coding sequence ATGCTATCCGATAAGATAAAATTAACGGCTAAAGATATTCTTGAAAAAGATTTTAAAACAGCCATGCGCGGTTATAAACCTGAAGATGTGGATCAATTCCTGGATCTGATCATTAAAGATTATGAAGTGTTCCATCAGGAAATTGAAGATCTAAAACAAGAAAATCTTAAATTGAAAAAACAAGCCGAAGAGAGTACAAAACGTCCAAATCAACCTGCTCCAAGTGCCACTCCGGGAACCACTAACTTTGATATCCTTAAACGGTTATCCAACTTGGAAAAGCACGTTTTTGGTAACAAGCTTTTTGACTGA
- a CDS encoding DUF1273 domain-containing protein, translated as MKVLYMTGYKAFEFGIFKNDHEAVKYIKKAMKERLLPLVEDGLEWVIISGQLGTELWGAEVVFELQEEYHQLKLGVLTPFLKQEESWNETNQDYYRSILARADFVESIFNKPYEGPQQLKTKNRYMVHKSDAMLIIFEAEKEGSARYPYFEAMKKAETQPYPIFQINFDDLQLAAEEASWSEE; from the coding sequence ATGAAGGTTTTGTATATGACGGGCTACAAAGCTTTTGAATTCGGGATATTCAAAAATGACCATGAAGCCGTAAAATATATAAAGAAAGCGATGAAGGAGCGTCTCCTGCCATTGGTGGAAGACGGGCTGGAATGGGTGATCATCTCAGGGCAGTTGGGTACGGAACTATGGGGTGCCGAAGTGGTGTTCGAATTACAGGAAGAATATCATCAGCTTAAATTAGGGGTGCTTACTCCTTTCCTGAAACAGGAAGAGTCATGGAACGAGACGAATCAAGATTACTACCGATCCATATTGGCCCGTGCCGATTTTGTTGAGTCCATTTTCAACAAACCATATGAAGGGCCACAACAGTTGAAAACCAAAAATAGGTATATGGTCCATAAAAGCGATGCCATGCTCATCATTTTCGAAGCTGAAAAAGAAGGATCAGCCCGATATCCTTATTTCGAAGCAATGAAAAAGGCGGAAACACAGCCATACCCCATCTTTCAGATAAACTTTGATGATCTGCAACTGGCTGCGGAAGAAGCCAGCTGGTCCGAAGAATGA
- a CDS encoding CotD family spore coat protein — translation MYFRNCGGNNPNVMGASNNVMGASNNVMGASNNVMGASNNVMGASNNVMGASNVMGAYGNAPGVMGASTGKHSNVMGASAGKNSNVMGAYSPSAVSPAQYGPTQTSPSQVAPAQVSPTQQYVNTNVSNTVIPVVHPSHTTNVNKHVNTFKHYFPHTQSVVNECYNQHLICGRPPQNPCCPPKHFGY, via the coding sequence ATGTATTTTCGTAATTGTGGAGGAAATAACCCCAATGTAATGGGAGCATCCAACAATGTAATGGGTGCATCTAACAATGTAATGGGCGCATCCAACAATGTAATGGGCGCATCCAACAACGTAATGGGAGCATCCAACAACGTAATGGGAGCATCCAATGTAATGGGAGCATACGGGAACGCACCTGGAGTAATGGGCGCATCAACCGGTAAACACTCCAACGTAATGGGAGCGTCAGCTGGTAAAAACTCTAACGTAATGGGAGCCTATAGTCCATCTGCTGTATCTCCAGCGCAATATGGTCCAACACAAACATCTCCATCTCAAGTTGCCCCAGCGCAAGTCTCTCCAACACAGCAATATGTCAATACGAATGTATCGAACACAGTGATCCCTGTCGTTCATCCATCACATACTACAAATGTCAATAAACATGTGAACACGTTTAAGCATTATTTCCCGCATACTCAATCCGTGGTGAACGAGTGCTATAATCAACACTTGATTTGTGGAAGGCCGCCGCAAAACCCATGCTGTCCACCTAAGCATTTCGGATACTAA